In one window of Acidobacteriota bacterium DNA:
- a CDS encoding DEAD/DEAH box helicase → MRFTELDLDPRLQQAVADRGYVNLTAVQELTLARSLQGQDVAVQSQTGTGKTAAFLITLFAHMLKHRKASRRKALIIVPTRELAVQIQGEALLLNRALGLEIGCFYGGVGYAAQLAQIKAGPDLIIGTPGRLLDLAERKRLDFKECGFLVIDEADRLFDMGFLPDLRDLVRQMPDRTRRQSMLFSATLNKLSRRVAEAYLNDPAFIEVTPDQMTVDTISQELYRVGSHIKLNLLLGLLQQRAPRNVLIFTNMKHTAFLVAKQLQANGYKAKFLNGDLPQSERLKIIEDFMADRFPILVATDVASRGLHIDDLEMVVNYDIPQDIENYVHRIGRTARAGATGLAITLASEKTADQLEAIEKFIGQKIPEIPVTSGMFARDMSLERLAGQDLERRPPSRRRGHGRSGGRAGRTGGRPRSSH, encoded by the coding sequence ATGCGTTTTACGGAACTCGACCTCGATCCCAGGCTCCAACAGGCCGTCGCCGACCGCGGCTACGTCAACCTGACCGCCGTCCAGGAACTGACCCTGGCCAGGTCCCTCCAGGGCCAGGATGTGGCCGTCCAGTCCCAGACCGGGACCGGCAAGACGGCCGCCTTCCTGATCACCCTCTTCGCCCACATGCTGAAGCATCGCAAGGCCTCCCGCCGGAAGGCGCTCATCATCGTCCCGACGCGCGAGCTGGCCGTCCAGATCCAGGGCGAAGCGCTGCTCCTCAACCGGGCCCTCGGGCTCGAGATCGGCTGCTTCTACGGCGGCGTCGGCTACGCGGCCCAGCTGGCCCAGATCAAGGCCGGCCCGGACCTCATCATCGGCACGCCGGGCCGGCTGCTCGACCTGGCCGAGCGCAAGCGCCTGGATTTCAAGGAGTGCGGCTTCCTGGTCATCGACGAGGCCGACCGCCTCTTCGACATGGGCTTCCTACCCGACCTGCGGGACCTCGTCCGGCAGATGCCGGACCGGACGCGCAGGCAGAGCATGCTCTTCAGCGCCACCCTGAACAAGCTGTCCCGGCGGGTGGCCGAGGCCTACCTCAACGACCCGGCTTTCATCGAGGTCACGCCCGACCAGATGACCGTGGACACGATCTCCCAGGAGCTCTACCGGGTCGGCAGCCACATCAAGCTCAATCTCCTGCTCGGCCTGCTGCAGCAGCGGGCGCCCCGGAACGTCCTGATCTTCACCAACATGAAGCACACGGCCTTCCTGGTCGCGAAGCAGCTCCAGGCCAACGGCTACAAGGCCAAATTCCTCAACGGCGACCTGCCGCAGAGCGAGCGCCTCAAGATCATCGAGGACTTCATGGCCGACCGCTTCCCCATCCTGGTGGCCACGGACGTGGCCTCGCGCGGCCTGCACATCGACGACCTCGAGATGGTGGTCAACTACGACATCCCCCAGGACATCGAGAACTACGTCCACCGCATCGGCCGGACGGCCCGGGCCGGCGCGACCGGCCTGGCCATCACCCTGGCCAGCGAGAAGACGGCCGACCAGCTCGAGGCCATCGAGAAGTTCATCGGCCAGAAGATCCCGGAGATCCCCGTGACGAGCGGCATGTTCGCGCGGGACATGAGCCTCGAGCGCCTGGCCGGCCAGGACCTGGAGCGGCGCCCGCCTTCGAGACGGCGGGGGCACGGACGGTCCGGCGGCCGCGCCGGCCGGACGGGCGGGCGGCCCCGCTCCTCGCATTGA
- a CDS encoding aminoglycoside phosphotransferase family protein → MEKKPLPELDRICAAFDCPGTWVSSCAIPSGHINDTYCSEFDERGRRVKYVNQRINHHVFREPERLMENIERVTGFAREQILAAGGDPDRRTLTIVPARDGRSFHRTPEGDYWRMFRFIDGARTYDRVEDIRHVYAAAQAFGRFQKMLARLPGERLHETIPDFHHTRKRYEAFLASVGRDEAGRAAAVRPEIDFVLAREKDAGVVVDGLGSGRIPERVTHNDTKFNNVMIDDRTGEGICVIDLDTVMPGSVLYDFGDSVRLGAATAAEDERDLGRVGFDLGMFDRLAAGYLDAARDFLAPAEAELLAFSAKLLTLECGIRFLTDHLQGDVYFKISREDHNLDRARTQFKMVAEMESRMGAMESVVRKYL, encoded by the coding sequence ATGGAAAAGAAGCCGTTGCCCGAGCTGGACCGGATCTGCGCCGCCTTCGATTGTCCGGGGACCTGGGTCTCGTCCTGCGCCATCCCCTCCGGCCACATCAACGACACGTATTGCTCCGAGTTCGATGAGCGAGGCCGGCGGGTCAAGTACGTCAACCAGAGGATCAACCATCACGTCTTCCGGGAGCCCGAGCGGCTCATGGAGAACATCGAGCGGGTGACCGGCTTTGCCCGCGAGCAGATCCTGGCCGCCGGGGGTGACCCCGACCGGCGGACGCTGACCATCGTCCCGGCCCGCGACGGGAGATCCTTCCACCGGACGCCGGAGGGCGACTACTGGCGGATGTTCCGCTTCATCGACGGCGCCCGGACCTATGACCGGGTCGAGGACATCCGCCATGTCTACGCGGCCGCCCAGGCCTTCGGCCGCTTCCAGAAGATGCTGGCCCGCCTGCCGGGCGAGCGGCTCCACGAGACCATCCCCGATTTCCACCATACCCGCAAGCGCTACGAGGCCTTCCTGGCCTCCGTCGGGCGCGACGAGGCCGGCCGGGCGGCGGCGGTCCGGCCCGAGATCGATTTCGTCCTGGCCCGGGAGAAAGACGCCGGCGTGGTCGTCGACGGGCTCGGCTCGGGGCGCATCCCCGAGCGGGTCACGCACAACGACACCAAGTTCAACAACGTCATGATCGACGACCGGACCGGCGAAGGCATCTGCGTCATCGACCTGGACACGGTCATGCCCGGCTCGGTCCTCTATGATTTCGGCGACTCGGTCCGGCTCGGCGCGGCCACGGCCGCGGAGGACGAGCGTGATCTGGGCCGGGTCGGCTTCGACCTCGGGATGTTCGACCGTCTGGCCGCGGGCTACCTCGACGCGGCCCGGGACTTCCTGGCGCCCGCCGAGGCGGAGCTGCTGGCCTTCTCGGCCAAGCTCCTGACCCTCGAGTGCGGCATCCGCTTCCTGACCGACCACCTCCAGGGCGACGTCTACTTCAAGATCAGCCGCGAGGATCACAACCTCGACCGGGCCCGGACCCAGTTCAAGATGGTCGCCGAGATGGAGAGCCGGATGGGGGCGATGGAGTCGGTCGTCAGGAAATACCTCTGA